One genomic region from Argentina anserina chromosome 2, drPotAnse1.1, whole genome shotgun sequence encodes:
- the LOC126784148 gene encoding uncharacterized protein LOC126784148, whose amino-acid sequence MEGVKILTLFAATLLLLPNMEAQHYPPPRPLCASQFALASYACSLLPYGPMPTPQPPPPAPSPPDDDDDDDDDDGHSHGHGSGNGKGNSNSNGHGQEHHQGHGHGHKQHRRHSHRHRHRHHHREKSLSPQEDNCCKWLTQLDNQCVCELLLRLPTFLLKPAHTYSVFIGSSCNITYSCSHP is encoded by the exons ATGGAGGGTGTGAAGATTCTTACCTTGTTTGCAGCAACCCTGCTACTGCTGCCCAACATGGAGGCGCAGCATTATCCTCCTCCCCGCCCTCTCTGTGCGTCCCAATTTGCACTAGCTAGCTATGCGTGTTCACTGCTACCATATGGTCCTATGCCAACTCCACAACCTCCCCCTCCCGCCCCTTCACCTCCTGACGACgatgacgacgacgacgacgatgat GGTCACAGTCATGGTCACGGCAGTGGCAATGGCAAGGGAAACAGCAACAGCAATGGCCATGGGCAAGAACACCACCAAGGACATGGGCATGGTCACAAACAACACCGTCGCCATAGCCACAGGCACAGGCACAGGCACCACCATAGGGAAAAATCACTGTCACCCCAAGAAGATAATTGCTGCAAATGGCTGACCCAGCTTGATAACCAGTGTGTCTGTGAATTGCTCCTGCGCTTGCCCACCTTCCTCCTTAAGCCTGCACACACTTACTCTGTATTTATTGGATCCTCCTGCAACATTACATACTCTTGCTCACACCCATGA
- the LOC126783056 gene encoding protein WHAT'S THIS FACTOR 1 homolog, chloroplastic, with amino-acid sequence MLSKARTTISTYLHSRAATLTRLCAHLQIKPISSLKVAWRKDADLDQAIENDKQYKLCARVVKEVLNEPGQKIPLRYLENRRERLRLRTKATTFIARNPGLFEVYYDRIKPKTENVQFIRVGHRLRKVLEEEKRINAENEGLIVARLCKLLMMAKNKVVSAEKLVDVKREFGFPNDFMIRLVPKYSQYFRLVGGSKSYLELVDWNPEFAKSVIERRAEEEASLMGIRVRPNFDYKLPQGCVLKKEMREWVRDWMEMEYISPYEDALKLDQASPEMEKRTVGVFHELLSLSLMKRMPVPILGKFCDEYRFSNAFPNVFTRHSGLFYVSQKGGIKTAVLREAYKGDQLVDRDPLLQIKDEFVELLEEGWRESAEQLRLQREEVKEMAVRNDE; translated from the coding sequence ATGCTCTCCAAGGCTCGAACCACCATATCCACCTATCTCCACAGCCGCGCCGCCACTCTCACACGCCTGTGTGCCCACCTCCAGATCAAACCAATCTCGAGCCTCAAAGTCGCGTGGCGCAAAGACGCCGACCTCGACCAGGCCATAGAAAACGACAAGCAGTACAAGCTCTGCGCCCGCGTCGTGAAAGAGGTCCTAAACGAACCGGGCCAGAAAATCCCGCTCCGGTACCTGGAAAACCGCCGCGAAAGACTCCGCCTCCGAACCAAAGCAACCACCTTCATCGCCAGAAACCCAGGTTTGTTTGAGGTTTATTACGATAGAATCAAACCCAAGACTGAGAATGTTCAGTTCATTAGGGTTGGTCATAGGCTTAGGAAGGTtctagaagaagagaagaggatCAATGCGGAGAATGAGGGTTTGATTGTGGCTAGGTTGTGTAAATTGTTGATGATGGCTAAAAATAAGGTGGTTAGTGCTGAGAAATTGGTTGATGTGAAGAGGGAGTTTGGTTTTCCTAATGATTTTATGATAAGGTTGGTGCCGAAATATTCGCAGTATTTTAGGCTAGTTGGGGGCTCTAAATCATACTTGGAATTGGTTGATTGGAACCCCGAGTTTGCGAAATCGGTGATTGAGAGGAGAGCTGAGGAAGAGGCAAGCTTGATGGGGATTCGTGTTAGGCCTAATTTTGATTACAAGCTTCCACAGGGGTGTGTGTTGAAGAAGGAAATGAGGGAGTGGGTGAGGGATTGGATGGAAATGGAATACATTTCGCCCTATGAGGATGCTTTGAAGCTGGATCAGGCGTCACCGGAGATGGAGAAGAGGACGGTTGGGGTTTTCCATGAGTTGTTGTCGTTGTCTTTGATGAAGAGGATGCCGGTTCCCATATTGGGGAAGTTTTGTGACGAGTACAGGTTTTCAAATGCGTTTCCAAATGTATTCACAAGGCATTCAGGGTTGTTTTATGTGTCGCAGAAAGGTGGGATCAAGACGGCCGTGCTGAGGGAAGCTTACAAGGGTGACCAGTTGGTTGATCGGGATCCGCTGCTGCAGATTAAGGATGAGTTTGTTGAGTTGTTGGAGGAGGGATGGCGGGAGAGTGCAGAACAGTTGAGGTTGCAAAGGGAAGAAGTTAAAGAGATGGCTGTGAGGAATGATGAATAG